In Leptospira saintgironsiae, the DNA window TTTTTCTCCAAGATTCTATTTGATATCCGAAGTTTTTTCTTTTTAAAGCGTTCGTTATGATAAAAAATATTGAACGAACAGTCCATATATTTAAAATCCGTATATTACGAAATGTTTATTATATTATGAATATATAATATAGTATTTGTATATCTTAGGGCGCCTTCTCGCTTTCGCTCGAACCGGGCTATCCGCTTGTATCTGCGCCTCACCACTCGTGTTGCGGCGCAGTATACCGCTGCTATCCCTGGCGCGGTGAAGATTCACAAAGGATCTGTATCTTCCCGTCCGTCATATTCTGGCTGTAATATGCATAAGGTGGATCCTTGGGGCATGGAGCGGATAAGTGTTAAAGGCATCTCTCCTCCGATACAATCGAAACCGTACGTGCAGTTGATATCCTTACAAAGTTCTATAAGTTGTTTTTCAAAATCAGGATCGGATTGGTTTAATACGTAGGAAGCCCCTTCTTCTTTGCAGATTTCTTTCTGTTCTTCTCTGCGTACAATTGCAATACTCTTCAACCCGTATTTACCGGCTGCTCTCATTGTCATTCTAGCAACTGCACCTGCTGCTGCAGTGATAAAGAAATATTTGGAACCGGAGGCCTTGGCCCATCTTGCCATGCCTATACGTGTGATAGGATTTGCTACAGAAGATGCAGCTTCTTGAAATTTTACATCATTAGGTAGTACAATTAATTTTAATGCATCTGCTAAAACATACTCCCGCAAAGAGCCCGTTTTTAGTATAGAAGGCGACTCTTTTTCCAAGTCTCATTCTTCCAACGAGCGATTTGGCGGACAGCCTTCATTTTTCTGGGAAGAGTATTTTTCATGGATTGGTTTTTTCAGAGTTTAATTTTTGGGAGGATAGAAGGATAAGATTCCCTTCTGGATCTTTAAGTATTGCAGTATTACCTTTCTCATCTAATAAGATTCCACCTTCCTGCAATATTTTGTTTACTGATGATCTTAAATTGAATACTCGGAATCCCACTGCAATTCTACCTGTATCAGATTTATCTAATGGACCATTATTACTGAAATTATTATAAGTGAATATCTCGAATGTAGGTCCTCCTTCCTCATATCCGGGGAGGGGAAGATGGCGGCCTTTGATCTCTATTCCTTGGATGCCAGTTAGGTTTTCTATAAAGTCTCCTTTATAATCTCTTTCGAAGCCTGTAGCATTTGCCGTGAATACCTTGCCATAAAATGAAAGGGTCTTGGTCCAATCCTTAGAATTGATATTTACATGAAGAAATCTGATCTTATCGATTCCTGGTGGATCTAGTTTTAAGCGAGTTCTTATTAAGGAATTTAAACTTCGGAAGATAGTGCTTGGGTTAAGAGGAGTTGGGAATGGAATATGGATCTCAAATATATTACCATCAGGATCTCTTCCATAGATTGCAGGAACTTTTTGCAAATCCTCGAAACGGCTATCTATCTTTCCCCCGTTCTTTTGGATTATTTGAATGAGACCTGGAACATTGTCCGTTTCAAAACAGATATGAGCGTAACCCAGATCGTTTGCAGCAGACGTTCCGTGATTCGATTTCTCAGATTTTAATATAGTAAATATTGGTCCTTCTTCTTGGTAATCAGGAGTTCTGAGACTAATGACAGAAGAGAGTGGATCTCCTAGGGCCCAGTCCGACTTCTTCTCTGTTTCTTTAGCCTTGAATACATTCTTGTAAAAATCAGCAAGACGTTTTGGATCGGAACTCCTGAAAATTACAGTCTCAAAGGAAAGATTCGAATTTGGGATCCTTTTGTATACATGGGGAGAAGGAGTTAAGATCCACCATATAGTAGTCAGGAAAAATACAGAAAATAGAACGATCAGAAACTTCTTCATGTATACCAAGGATAACATGATCGTCCATTTCTATGCTTGAACGAATCCGGTATAAGTGAAAAAATCGATCCCTGCGAATGATAGGCTGATTTAGCTTTTTACATCCTCAGCCTAAATTTTTTCTTACTCTTACTTCATTCCGGTCCTAACATAATTACGGATATGAGAGCCAACACTTTTCATATGATCCGTAATTGTAGAATTTAGATCCTCTAAAGACTTTTGATTGATCTCCGGTAAAAGTTTGTCTTCTGAAAAACCCTTTAATAAATTAGATTCATCTATCAGAGTATCAATTCGATCGGAAATATCGTAACTTTGTTTTGATACAACGTTTACAATATAGGAATTATCGTATTTACCATAATTATTATCCAAATCAGTTTGTTTTACGCTTTGGATAAAAGGATGAGTTAACACCTTATTTCTATAAGCATTTCTTAATGTACTAAAATGGTATTTTTCGATAGTCGTGTGCCTGTTTGCGATCCTATCGATTGCTTCATTTTTAGCGTTTTCAAATCCGAAAATTGCTTTTAGATTGATCCAAAGCATACTGATTGTACCAAAATTTGGAAGAACCCTGGAATGATAAGGCTGAGTAAGATCCACAACATAATGCATTCCCCAACCTAAAAATCTATATCCCCAATATGTATGTCCGGTTTGGAAAGCATAACGAGAGAGTGTCATAAACTGATGCACTCTATATTGAGGATAGGTGCGTGTCAAAAATCCCGCTGCTGCAAAGATGATTGGAGATTCGTGATAATAACCTATATGAAAAGGCACTTGAGTTGCATAATAGATCCTAGAATCTCCAAAAGATTGTATTCCAAAACCGTAATCTTTTCCGAAACTTTCTCCATTATCCTCAAATAAATTTAGATCTAATCCGAAATCAGGTTCATCTCCTGCAGTTGCAAGTACCTCTATTGGGCTTACAAGTTCACCTATTCGAATATCATAAAATTCGTAATCTTGTTTTAGGTCCTTCTCCCCATAGATGCTAACTGTCATTGGGTTCGATTTTTTTCCAGGAAGAGGATATCCTGGAAGATTTTGTAAAAAATAACCTAACGGTGTTCCGGTATTTAGTCTTAGTGCTCTTAGGAAATGATTACGGATTGTTTTTCTATCTCCGCCCTTGAATACGAGTTCTTTAGGAAGAGGTGCATGTTTATCATAGTTTAGATTTGCCTCCTTCTCCATATCCCTCATAAGAGGGATGAGTTTGTCTTGCTCTTTAAGTAAAAAATCTTCGAGTGATTCTACTTTTACCTTAGGTGTAGATACCAATTCTGGCATAGCTTCGAGTGCAGGTCGGTTGAATAGAAAGTGATTCCACCATGCTTCTGCAGGTGTGGCAAACAAACCAAGAGAGGAAATACAGATTAGACTAGAATAATATTTGAATTTGAGCACACCAAAGTATTTTCAATAAGCAAGAGAAGTCAACACAAACTGGAAAGTTGTTGAGAAGAAGAAAAGCTTCGTGATGATCTGTAAAATCTCTCACTCAAACAGGAACAGATGGAAAACATCCTAGTTGAATACGTTTATTTAATTTTGATCATTCTCGGATTGGTTTTGATTGCCAATAGACTTGGACTTGCATATCCGATTGTTCTTTTGATTGGAGGACTTGTTGTAAGCACAATTCCATTCTTCCAAAATATTACGATCACGCCAGAACTTGTTTTTCTAATATTTCTTCCTCCGTTACTTTATGAAGCTGCTTGGCAAATTTCTTGGAAAGAATTTTGGAAATGGAGAAGGATCATTGCAGGTTTTGCATTTCCAATAGTCATTATCACTTCTTGTGTAATTGCTTTAATATCTACTTCATTGATCCCTGGGTTTACATTAGCGATTGGATTTTTATTAGGAGGTATAATCTCTCCTCCAGATTCTATTTCTTCTGTTACTATCATGAAACAGACAAATGCTCCTAAGTCTGTGGTAAGTATCGCAGAAGGAGAAAGTTTGCTGAATGACGCTTCTTCTTTGATCGTTTTTAGATTTGCTTTGGCAGCTGTGATTACTGGGCAGTTCAATCTCCAAGCGGCAACTTTTAGTTTTGTTTGGGTAGTGATCGCTGGTTCACTGATTGGTCTTGCCGTAGGTTTTGTATTTTATGGAATTCATCGCTGGCTTCCACTTACTCCAAGTATTGAAATCGTTTTAACTTTTGTGACTCCATATTGTATGTATTATTTGGCGGAACATTTTCATGTTTCTGGAGTTCTTGCGGTCGTATGTGGAGGGCTTCTTCTTTCCAGTAAACGCCAAGGTCTTTTGAGTTATGTGAGCCGCATCCAGGGTGAAAATGTTTGGAATAGTATCGTATTCATTATGAATGGGCTTGTATTCTTGTTAATTGGTTTACAGTTGCCTTCAATTGTAAATCAGCTAGGAGATATAAGTTTAACAAGTGCCATTATCTATGGACTTCTGATCTCATTTGCTTTGGTTTTCATTCGGGTCGTCATCGCACTTTG includes these proteins:
- a CDS encoding zinc-binding dehydrogenase — translated: MEKESPSILKTGSLREYVLADALKLIVLPNDVKFQEAASSVANPITRIGMARWAKASGSKYFFITAAAGAVARMTMRAAGKYGLKSIAIVRREEQKEICKEEGASYVLNQSDPDFEKQLIELCKDINCTYGFDCIGGEMPLTLIRSMPQGSTLCILQPEYDGREDTDPL
- a CDS encoding VOC family protein, coding for MLSLVYMKKFLIVLFSVFFLTTIWWILTPSPHVYKRIPNSNLSFETVIFRSSDPKRLADFYKNVFKAKETEKKSDWALGDPLSSVISLRTPDYQEEGPIFTILKSEKSNHGTSAANDLGYAHICFETDNVPGLIQIIQKNGGKIDSRFEDLQKVPAIYGRDPDGNIFEIHIPFPTPLNPSTIFRSLNSLIRTRLKLDPPGIDKIRFLHVNINSKDWTKTLSFYGKVFTANATGFERDYKGDFIENLTGIQGIEIKGRHLPLPGYEEGGPTFEIFTYNNFSNNGPLDKSDTGRIAVGFRVFNLRSSVNKILQEGGILLDEKGNTAILKDPEGNLILLSSQKLNSEKTNP
- a CDS encoding phospholipase, translated to MLKFKYYSSLICISSLGLFATPAEAWWNHFLFNRPALEAMPELVSTPKVKVESLEDFLLKEQDKLIPLMRDMEKEANLNYDKHAPLPKELVFKGGDRKTIRNHFLRALRLNTGTPLGYFLQNLPGYPLPGKKSNPMTVSIYGEKDLKQDYEFYDIRIGELVSPIEVLATAGDEPDFGLDLNLFEDNGESFGKDYGFGIQSFGDSRIYYATQVPFHIGYYHESPIIFAAAGFLTRTYPQYRVHQFMTLSRYAFQTGHTYWGYRFLGWGMHYVVDLTQPYHSRVLPNFGTISMLWINLKAIFGFENAKNEAIDRIANRHTTIEKYHFSTLRNAYRNKVLTHPFIQSVKQTDLDNNYGKYDNSYIVNVVSKQSYDISDRIDTLIDESNLLKGFSEDKLLPEINQKSLEDLNSTITDHMKSVGSHIRNYVRTGMK
- a CDS encoding Na+/H+ antiporter, with amino-acid sequence MENILVEYVYLILIILGLVLIANRLGLAYPIVLLIGGLVVSTIPFFQNITITPELVFLIFLPPLLYEAAWQISWKEFWKWRRIIAGFAFPIVIITSCVIALISTSLIPGFTLAIGFLLGGIISPPDSISSVTIMKQTNAPKSVVSIAEGESLLNDASSLIVFRFALAAVITGQFNLQAATFSFVWVVIAGSLIGLAVGFVFYGIHRWLPLTPSIEIVLTFVTPYCMYYLAEHFHVSGVLAVVCGGLLLSSKRQGLLSYVSRIQGENVWNSIVFIMNGLVFLLIGLQLPSIVNQLGDISLTSAIIYGLLISFALVFIRVVIALCTSGFTRIMSNFIEVTEVNPGWKIPIVLGWAGIRGVVSLAAALSIPLYTIGETPFPYRNLILFITFIVILTTMIFNGLTLPWLIRKLNVMDFQTPVPVHRQEVMIQKKLATESLHYLEDKNKTGNHKNKHLKNLISRLKTELGYFEEELKGMSGTHRGERKEYGDVYLELLQFQRDVLNDLNHDSGFDEEVIRKYHALIDIEEFKTRESD